In one window of Macrotis lagotis isolate mMagLag1 chromosome 5, bilby.v1.9.chrom.fasta, whole genome shotgun sequence DNA:
- the OTUD7B gene encoding OTU domain-containing protein 7B isoform X3 — translation MTLDMDAVLSDFVRSTGAEPGLARDLLEEKRLSRGISHASSSIVSLARSQVSSSGGSGGSSEHPLEMPICAFQLPDLTVFTEDFRSFIERDLIEQSMLVALEQAGRLNWWVSVDPTCQRLLPLATTGDGNCLLHAASLGMWGFHDRDLMLRKALYSLMEKGVEKEALCRRWRWQQTQQNKESGLVYTEEEWQKEWNELIKLASSEPRMHIGTNGASCGGVESSEEPVYESLEEFHVFVLAHVLKRPIVVVADTMLRDSGGEAFAPIPFGGIYLPLEVPASRCHRSPLVLAYDQAHFSALVSMEQKDNSKEQAVIPLTDSEHKLLPLHFAVDPGKTWEWGKDESDNVRLASVTLSLEAKLHLLHSYMNVKWISLPSDAQAPLAQPESPTALAGDEPRSTPESGESDKESIGSNSTSNGGSGRKEKSKQDREKDKKRADSVANKLGSFGKTLGSKLKKNMGGLMHGKGTKPVGIGVGSGVQPSGSEILDKKKKGSIKGWKGSKEDASGDINVSEKPTPESPGDGGSKYSQDVRLSLSIMRIAMQGERKFIFAGNLKMSHRHQYQEEMIQRYLADAEERFQAEQKQKEAERKMNGGGGSGPPPAKKPEPDGGEELLNPSPPEPKAAHSASHPGGFTMPRPAGGGPHCQDSGRQLAGGPCGGGLPSYATFPRQCSSGRPYPHQDPVPLERDSHSMDGNPGELLPSTFRVADSYSNGYREPPEPDGAGGWGGGTVEDLGLPLTQTKCKQPNCSFYGHPETSNFCSCCYREELRRREQERGGELLVHRF, via the exons AGAAACGCTTGTCCCGGGGCATCTCTCATGCCAGCTCCAGCATTGTTTCCCTTGCCCGTTCCCAAGTCTCCTCTAgtggtgggagtggggggagcaGTGAACATCCCCTGGAGATGCCCATCTGTGCCTTCCAGCTCCCAGATCTCACTGTATTCACCGAAGACTTCCGCAGCTTCATCGAGAGGGATCTCATCGAACAGTCCATGTTGGTGGCCCTGGAACAAGCAG GGCGTCTAAATTGGTGGGTAAGTGTGGATCCTACCTGCCAAAGACTTCTGCCTCTAGCAACAACAGGAGATGGAAACTGTCTTCTGCATGCAGCCTCTCTTG GGATGTGGGGTTTCCATGATCGGGACCTAATGCTTCGTAAGGCGCTTTACTCACTGATGGAGAAGGGAGTAGAGAAGGAGGCTCTGTGCCGGCGCTGGAGGTGGCAGCAGACCCAGCAGAATAAAGAG tCTGGACTTGTGTATACAGAAGAAGAATGGCAGAAGGAATGGAATGAGCTCATCAAGCTTGCTTCCAGTGAACCCCGAATGCACATAGGTACCAACGGAGCCAGCTGTGGAGG GGTGGAGAGTTCTGAAGAACCTGTCTATGAGAGCCTGGAAGAGTTCCATGTCTTTGTTCTTGCACATGTGCTTAAGAGGCCAATTGTGGTGGTGGCAGACACCATGCTTAGAGACTCTGGTGGAGAAG CATTTGCCCCAATCCCCTTTGGGGGTATCTATCTGCCCTTGGAAGTCCCAGCCAGCCGGTGTCACCGATCACCTCTGGTGTTGGCCTACGATCAAGCTCATTTTTCTGCCCTGGTGTCTATGGAGCAGAAAGATAACTCCAAAGAGCaag cAGTGATCCCACTCACAGACTCTGAGCACAAGCTTCTACCTTTGCACTTCGCAGTGGACCCTGGAAAGACCTGGGAATGGGGCAAGGATGAGAGCGACAATGTCAGGCTGGCCAG TGTGACCCTGTCCCTGGAAGCAAAATTACACCTGCTCCATAGCTACATGAATGTGAAATGGATCTCGTTACCTTCTGATGCACAG GCTCCCTTGGCCCAGCCTGAGTCCCCTACAGCCTTGGCTGGGGATGAACCCCGCTCTACCCCAGAATCAGGGGAATCTGACAAGGAATCAATTGGCagcaactccaccagcaatgggGGAAGTGGGCGAAAAGAGAAGTCAAAGCAAGATCGGGAGAAGGATAAGAAGAGAGCAGATTCTGTTGCCAACAAGTTGGGCAGCTTTGGCAAGACTTTGGGCAGTAAACTCAAGAAGAACATGGGGGGCCTAATGCATGGCAAGGGTACCAAGCCTGTTGGGATTGGGGTGGGGTCTGGAGTACAACCCAGTGGCAGTGAGATActggacaagaaaaagaaaggatccATCAAGGGCTGGAAGGGCAGCAAGGAGGATGCATCTGGGGATATTAATGTGTCTGAAAAACCCACACCTGAATCTCCAGGTGATGGAGGGAGCAAGTATAGCCAGGATGTAAGGCTGAGCTTGAGCATTATGAGAATTGCAATGCAGGGGGAACGGAAGTTTATTTTTGCTGGAAACCTGAAGATGAGTCACCGACACCAGTATCAGGAGGAGATGATCCAGCGTTACCTGGCAGATGCTGAGGAGAGATTCCAGGctgagcagaagcagaaagaggcagaaagaaaaatgaatggaggGGGTGGAAGTGGGCCCCCCCCAGCAAAGAAACCAGAGCCAGATGGGGGAGAAGAGCTCCTGAACCCTTCCCCACCAGAGCCCAAAGCTGCACACTCTGCCAGCCACCCGGGGGGCTTCACTATGCCCAGGCCAGCTGGGGGTGGCCCCCACTGCCAAGACTCTGGGAGGCAGTTGGCGGGGGGTCCCTGTGGAGGAGGACTCCCCTCATATGCTACCTTTCCTAGACAGTGCTCCTCAGGGCGGCCCTACCCCCATCAGGATCCAGTTCCTTTGGAGAGAGACAGTCATTCTATGGATGGAAACCCAGGGGAATTGTTACCCTCTACCTTCCGTGTGGCAGACAGCTACAGTAATGGCTACAGGGAGCCCCCAGAGCCAGATGGTGCTGGTGGATGGGGTGGAGGGACAGTGGAAGACTTGGGGCTTCCCTTGACCCAGACCAAGTGCAAACAACCTAACTGCAGCTTCTATGGACACCCCGAAACCAGCAACTTTTGCTCCTGCTGCTATCGAGAAGAACTGAGGCGGAGGGAGCAGGAAAGGGGTGGGGAGTTGTTGGTACACAGATTCTGA